Proteins from one Cicer arietinum cultivar CDC Frontier isolate Library 1 chromosome 3, Cicar.CDCFrontier_v2.0, whole genome shotgun sequence genomic window:
- the LOC101490261 gene encoding uncharacterized protein, which yields MMRYKEEKEAKKEAFRKYLESSGAVDALTKVLVALYEQNEKPSSALEFIQQKLSCPSISEYEKLQAQFSDLQIKYHNTCKELEEIKSSNALAMTSTKETTESESPAKDNS from the exons ATGATGCGATACAAAGAG GAAAAAGAAGCTAAGAAAGAAGCATTTAGAAAATATCTTGAATCAAGTGGAGCCGTAGACGCTCTCACCAAag TTCTTGTTGCTTTATACGAGCAAAACGAAAAACCTTCTTCTGCTCTTGA GTTCATTCAACAGAAATTAAGTTGTCCTTCCATTtcagaatatgaaaaattgcaAGCTCAATTCTCTGATCTACAAATCAAATACCACAACACCTGCAAAGAG TTGGAAGAAATAAAAAGCTCCAATGCCCTGGCAATGACATCTACCAAGGAAACAACTGAGAGTGAATCACCAGCTAAAGATAATTCTTGA
- the LOC101490579 gene encoding single-stranded DNA-binding protein WHY2, mitochondrial, giving the protein MLKLSRALRSYSRHQLLEVVSSTKVEVAGFSTATNNYSAKGYNNNYNSSDRIFAPYSVYKGKAAFSLSPCLPTFTKLDSGALVVERRGSIMMSFMHAIGEHKYDWEKRQRFALSATEVGSLIAIGPQDSCEFFHDPSMKSSNAGQVRKNLSIKPHSNGYFVSLNVVNIVLNTKDSFSVPVTTAEFAVMKTACSFALPHIMGWDRLTNQQMQSNGTVGFQSKTNPQILDLEWDK; this is encoded by the exons ATGTTGAAGCTATCTCGCGCGCTTCGTTCATATTCCAG GCATCAACTATTGGAAGTGGTGTCGTCTACGAAAGTTGAAGTTGCGGGATTCTCTACTGCAACAAATAACTATTCTGCTAAAG gatataataataattataatagttcAGATCGTATTTTTGCTCCTTATTCTGTTTACAAGGGAAAAGCTGCATTCTCACTCAGTCCTTGTCTTCCAACTTTCACTAAGTTGGAT TCTGGGGCTCTTGTGGTTGAGCGTCGCGGTTCCATAATGATGAGTTTCATGCATGCTATTGGGGAGCACAAATATGACTGGGAGAAGAGACaa AGATTTGCTCTATCAGCTACTGAAGTTGGTTCTTTGATAGCCATTGGTCCCCAAGATTCATGTGAATTCTTTCATGACCCCTCAATGAAATCAAG TAATGCTGGCCAAGTAAGGAAGAACTTATCAATTAAGCCTCATAGCAATGGCTACTTTGTCTCTCTGA ATGTTGTTAACATCGTTTTAAATACCAAAGACAGTTTCAGTGTTCCTGTTACAACTGCCGAGTTTGCTGTGATGAAGACAGCTTGCAGT TTTGCATTGCCACACATTATGGGTTGGGATCGTCTAACTAATCAGCAAATGCAGTCCAATGGGACAGTTGGCTTTCAATCGAAGACAAACCCACAAATTTTAGACTTGGAATGGGACAAGTGA